A window of Streptomyces profundus genomic DNA:
TGCTGTTGGGCCTCTACGACGCGCATGGCGTGCTCCAACACGTGGGCGTGAGCGCCTCGTTCACCGCCAGCCGGCGGGCCGAGCTGATGGCCGAGCTGGAGCCGCTGCTGATGGACTCGGTGGCCGGCCACCCCTGGGAGCGATGGGCCCGCGACGAGGCGCACGCGACGGACCGGCTGCCGGGCGGGCCCAGCCGCTGGAACGCGGGCAAGGACCTCTCCTGGCTGCCGCTGCGCCCCGAGCGCGTCCTTGAGGTGGCCTACGACCACATGCAGGGCGACCGCTTCCGGCACACCACCCGCTTCCGCCGCTGGCGCCCGGACCGCGAACCCCGCGAGTGCACCTACGCCCAGCTGGAGGAACCGGTGAACTACGACCTGGCCGAGGTGCTCACCACCCCGCGCGGCTGACCCTGCGTCAGTTGCCGCCCGCACCCTGTGACATGGGTGGCTCCTGTGCACAGTGTGACGGGAGACCAGTCCTGAGCACTTTGTCGACGCATCGATAGAGCACCTCTATGATGCGTTCCTGTTATGTGTCTCCGCTTCCCGCAGCCCACACCACCCGTCACACCGTTCTTCGTCGCGCACTCCTGGCTCGGACAGGCCCGCTGAACGACCCGGAGAACACCGTTTCCCCGCTCTGCCCTCCCCTCGCACCGCAGCCCATGGCACCACCAGGAGAACCGCGCCGTGACCGAAGACGCACCCATGATCGACACGACGGTGCCGCACTCGGCTCGCATCTGGAACTACTGGCTCGGCGGACGCGACAACTACCAGGTGGACCGCACGGCGGGGGAGCACTACCGGGAGATCTTCCCCGACGTCGTCCATGTGGCCCGCGCCTCCAGGGAGTTCCTCGGGCGCAGCATCCGCTGTCTGGTCGGCGACGCGGGCATCACCCAGTTCGTCGACATCGGCACCGGGCTGCCCACCGAGGAGAACACGCACCAGATCGCCCAGCGGATCGCGCCCCGGGCCCGGATCGTCTATGTGGACAACGATCCGCTGGTCATCGCCCATGCCCGGGCGCTGCTGACCAGCGGCCCCCAGGGGGCGACCCACTATCTGCACGCCGATCTGCGCGAGCCCGACCGGGTGTTGGCCGCGGTGGCCGGCTGCCTCGACCTCAGCCGCCCGGTCGGCCTGATCCTCTGCGGAGTGCTGGGCCATGTCGACGACTACCGCGAGGCGCGCGCCATCGTGCGCACGCTGATGGACGGCCTTCCGCCCGGCAGCCACCTCTCGGCCAACGACGGCGCGCACGGCAGCTCCCCCGCCTTCGCCGAGGCTCAGGACCACTACAACCGCAGCGGCGCCGTTCCCTACCACCTCCGCAGCCGCGAGGAGGTCGCCGGCTTCTTCGACGGCCTGGACATCGTCGCGCCCGGCATCGTGTCCTGCCCCCGCTGGCGCCCCGAGCCGTTCGACGAGGAGCCAGCGGACGGCCTCGACCTGGTCGGCGGCGTGGGCCGTAAACCCTGAGGTGGAAGGGGAGGCGTAGCCTCTCCCGGGAGAGCGGAAGGCGGAGAAACTCCCTCATGACCTACACACACGGGCGGACCGTGACGCACTGCCCCTACTGCGGCGTCGGCTACGCGGCGGTGGCGGGCTGGCCCAGAGACTGCCCCGGCTGTGGCGAGACCCTCTGGGCCAACCCGCTGCCCGTGGCCGTCGCGCTGTTGCCGGTCGTGCTGGACGGCGGTGGCCACGGGCTGGTGGTGGTGCGCCGGGACATCGAGCCCTGTCGAGGTGAACTGGCCCTGCCCGGCGGCTATATGGAGATCGGCGAGGACTGGCGGGAGTCCGCGGCCCGGGAGCTGTGGGAGGAGACCGGCCTGACCGAGCGCGCCGATGGCATCGTGCTCCACGAGGTGTTGAGCACGGACAGCAACCTCAACGTCTTCGCGCTGCTGCCGCCGCGCGAGGCGGCCACCCTGCCGCCGTCGAGGCCGACCCCCGAGGCCACCGAATGGCTGGTGCTCACCGAGCCCGCCACGCTGGCCTTCGCCACCCACACCGAGGTCGCCGCCCGCTATCTCGCCGCCCATGGCGCGCGGTAGCGGCGCCGCCTCACCCGACGCCGGCCTGTGACTCCGCCCTCCTGCCCTGGTGTCCCACGGTGGGCGGGCGGTCCCCCGTCACCCAACTGCCCAGCGCCATCTCGGCGGTGATACCAGGGCCGAAGCCCGCGATCTGACCCCGCGCGTCCTCGGCGGCGCCGCCGTCGGCGAAGAGCCGCTCCAGGGCGTCGAAGACCACGCAGCTGGCGATGTTGCCCCGCTCCGTGAGCGTGGCCCGGCTGAACCGGAACATCTCCGGGTCCACATCGAGGAAGTGGCAGAGGTCGTCCAGGATGCGGGGCCCACCGGCGTGCACGATGTGGAAGTCGAGCCCCGAGACGTCCCAGTCGTGCTCGGTGGCCAGCGTGCGCAGCGCGGGGGCCAGCATCTTCATGGTGGTCGGGACGCGTTTGTCCAGCTGGAAGTGGAACCCGGTGGCGCGGACCGCGTAGGAGATCCAGTCCTCCGTGTCCGGCACCAGATGGGATCCGTTGCGTTCGAGCCGCACCCCGCTGCCGCCCTCTCCGCGCACCACGGCGGCGGCCACCGCGTCGCCGAAGAGCCCGTTGGAGAGCAGCTGCCCCACGCCCAGATCGGTCGGCTGGTAGCAGAGCGAGCAGAACTCACAGGCCACGATCAGGACGTTGGACCCCGGGTACGCCTGGCAGAAGTCGTGCGCCCGGTTGATCGCGGCGCCGCCGGCGGCGCAGCCCAGCTGGGCGATGGGCAACTGCCGTGTCTCCGGGCGGAAGCCCAGCGTGTTGATCAGCCAGGCGGTCAGCGACGGCATCATGAAGCCCGTGCACGAGACATAGACGATCAGGTCGATGTCGCGTACCCCGAGCCCCGAGTGGTCCAGCGCCCGGTACACCACCTGGGGCACCCGGCGCTTGGCCTCCGCCTCGTAGACGACGTTCCTCGCCTCGAAACCCGGATGACGGAGCGTTTCCTCGATCGGTTGCACGATATGTCGCGTGCGGACGCCGGTGTTCTCGATCAGCCTCAGGGCCAGGGGGAGTTGCGGATGGCCGGCGTGCATGGTGCGCGCCAGCTCAAGCGTCTCCTCCAGGGTGAGAACGTTCTCCGGTACCGCGATGGCGGGCCTGCACAGAATGGCCATGATCCCCTCCCCTTGCCGCGCTCGGACGACGCGGCGTCCGGTGCGGCCTCGATGGCAGTCTCAGCGGTGGTACCGGTCACCAAGCGACCGGTAGCTCATACGGATAGCGCCAGATGGACTCGTCGTTCCATCGGACCTCCTCGACCGGCACGGCCAGGCGCAGGCGCGGGAACCGGGCCAGCAGGGTGCCGATGGCGAGTTGGATCTCCATCACGGCCAGCGGCGAGCCGATGCAGTGGTGGGCCCCCCAGCCGAAGGTCATATGCGGCGTCGGCGGCCGGTCGAGATCCAACTCGTCCGGCCGGTCGAAGCGTTCCGGGTCCCGGTTGGCCGCCAGATACGACACGTGCACCGTGTCGTCGGCCCGGATGGTGACATCGCCGATCTGGACGTCCTCCAGCGCGATCCGGGGAATGCCGACCCCCTTGCGGAACGGGATGAAGCGCAGCAGCTCCTCCAGCGCGTTGGGCAGCTTCTCCGGGTGAGCGCGCAGCTTGGCCAGCTGCTCCTCCTGGGTGAGCAGGGTGTAGGTGATGTTGCTGAGCTGGTAGGTGCTGGTGTCGTGGCCGGTCATCATGAGGACCATCGCCATCACCGCCAACTCGTCGGGCCCCAGGCGCTCGTCGCCGTCCCTGGCGGTGGCCAGCGAGCTGATGAGGTCCTCGCCTGGCTCGGCCCGGCGCCGTTGGGTGAGGTCCTGGAAGTAGCCGCGCAGCTCGGCCTTGGCCTGGATGGCGGTCTCCCGGGTGGTCGGGCCGATGGCCATCATCGCCATCGCCCTGCGGCGCAGCTCGGGCCGGTCCTCCTCCGGGATGTCGAGGACCTCGCAGATGCTGGTGAGCGGGAGCCGGGTGGAGAGGTGCTCGACCAGATCGGCCGGCGGGCCGTGGTCCGCCATCTCGTCGAGCAGCCCGTCCACGATGCGCTGGGTGGCCGGCTTCATCCGCTCCACCTTGGGCGCGGTGAACGCCTGGGCGACCAGCCGGCGCAGTCGGCTGCTGGCCGGGGGATCGAGCAGGTTGATCGATTCGGACTGGACGATGGGCTCGGGGGTCATGCGCGGGAAGTTCCGGCCGGCCACGGCGGCGCGGCTGAACCGGCGGTCGGTGGTGACCAGCCGGACGTCCTCGTAGCGGGTGACCAGCCAGGCCGTGCCCTCGCCGTAGGGCATGGTGATGCGGGCGATGGGCGCCTCGGTCATCAGTCGCCTGAGCGACGGATCGAACGCGAGCCCCTCGGCGAAGTCGAAGGGGCAGTGGAAAACGGTTTCGGAGGGAGCCACGTGGGCGCTCCAGTTCATCGGGGATCGCCTGGACGAACGGTTGTGTCCCCGGACCGCGCTGCCGTCATGTGTCAACGGAGGGAAATTAACCCGTTAGTGGAGAGATACCGCGATATTTCTTCACTTTGGGTAGTGCGCCCCCCGAAGGTCGCGGGGAGCGCACGCCGTGCGCTCCCCGCGCTCCTGGCAGGTCAGCGGCTCACCGGCTGGCCGTGCGGCTCCGCGTCGCCCAGGTTATCCGGCAGCCGCGAGCCCTCGCGCAGGGGCACCAGCTCGGACTGGAGCACCAGCGCCGCGGCGCCGATGGCCGGGGCGGTGGCGGCGGATCGGGAGAGGCGCACGGTGATGGAGTGGGTGGCGCGGGAGAAGGAGGAGCGGTCCAACTCCTCCTGCACCACGGGCAGGTAGATGGACCCGGCGATGGCAAGGCTGGGCCCGGTCAGCACCAGCTGTTCGAGGTCCATCACGTTGGCCAGGGTGCGCGCGGCCACGGCCAGATGCCGGGCCGAGCCCTCCAGCAGATCCTTGGCGCGGCCGTCCCCGCGCAGTGCTGCGCGGGTGATCGCGGCGAAGTCGGCGAGCCAGCGCGGCCGTTCGGTGGCCTCCGTGAGCCCGGCCGAGCGGCTGAGCCGGGCGTCGGCCCTGGCGGCGGCCACCACGGACCCGGGCCCTGCGAGGATCTCCGTGCAGCCGCGCGCCCCGCACCAGCAGACCGGGCCGTTGATATCAAGACAGATATGGCCGATCTCGCCGGCGTTGCCGCTGGCGCCGCGGTAGGTGATGCCGTTGACCACCAGGCCGGAACCGATTCCGGTGCCCATGTAGACGGCGGCGAAGGTGGACGTCCCGCCGACGTCGCCCGACCAGTGTTCGCCGAGTGCCGCCGCGGTGGCGTCGTTGTCCAGGACGACCGGAAGCCGGGTGGCGTCCTCCAGCACGCTGGTCAGTGGGTAGTCTTCCCAGTGACGCATCGTCGGCGGGCTGAGCCGCATCCCACTGCTCTGGTTCATGGGGCCGGGAGCGACCAGTCCGAGGCCCAGTATCCTGCTGCGGTCGATGTCGGCGCCGTCGATCAACGCGTCGACCTCCGTGGCCATGCGGTCCATGATCACGGGTGGGTCTTCGGTGCCCAATCCCGCCCGGGACATCCGGGCGACCACCGAGCCGCCGAGGTTGGTCAGCACATAGGTGATGCCGGCATGGTCGAGATGCACGCCGACGGCGAACCGGGAGGACTGGTTGAGCTGGAGCAGTACCCGGCGCTTGCCCCCGGTCGACTCCGCCCGCCCGGACTCCAGGACGAGGCCGTCGTCGATCAGCCGCCGCACCACGGTCGAGATGGTGGCACCGGTGAACCCCGTGGCCTTGACGAGCCCGACCCTGCTGATGGTGCCGGCGGCCCGGATCACGTCGAGGACGGCCGCCCTGCTGCTGGCATGGGGGGTCGCTCCGGCTGGTCCGCTCACTGAATCCTCCGCATCGCGCACGGGAGTTCGCAACTTCGATCTGCGTTGCGAGTGTAACGCTCCGCGACTCTTAGTTTATTTGGCTGATGAAGCATTTGACCAGTCTGATGACCGAGATGAAGGGGAGGCCCCCTCGGTGCGATGGCGTGGGGTGCCCGCACGTGCGCACGCCGTGTCCGATGAGGCGCGCACGTGTTGTTGTCTGTTCGTGTCACTGGAGGGTTGACTTTGTTAATTCGGCGGCTTAACAATCACATACCCCTGGGTGACTCCGCCCATGCCCCAATGAGGGGGCAGGCAAAGAGAGGAACAAGAATGTCCTTGCACGCAAGGTGGCGGCGCGGGCGTACCGCGGCGATCGGGACGGTCACGATCGGTCTGCTGGCGGCCGGTTGCGGCGGATCGAGTGGCGGGTCGTCAACTGACCCCGACACGTTGATCGTCTATACGGGTCTGGCCGATGACTGGCAGCGCAACTACAACCCGTACTCGCCGGAGGAGATCGAGGGGAACGGCAGCATCTTCGAGCCGCTCTTCTTCTTCAACAACGCCCGACAGGACGACCCGGCCGGCCTGTTGGGCACCGAGTACGAGTGGAACGAGGACGGCACCGAGCTCAGCATCACCTTGCGTGAGGGTGTCGAGTGGTCGGACGGTGAGGCGTTCGACGCCGAGGACGTCGCCTTCACCTTCGACATGATTCGAGAGACCCCGGCCTTCAACAGCTTCGGCTTCGACGGCACCACCGAGGTGGTCGACGCCTCGCACGTGGTGGTCAGCTTCGACGTGCCCGCCTACATGGACGCCCCGCAGCTCCTGGGCAAGTCCCCGATCGTCCCCGAGCACATCTGGTCCGGCATCGAGTCGCCGGAGACCGACATCATCGCCGACCCGGTCGGCACCGGTCCCTTCCTGCTCAGCGACTTCAAGCCGCAGGCGTTCACCATCAGCTCGAACCCGAACTACTGGGACGGCGAGCCGGAGCTGAAGAACATCCGTTATGTCGCTCTCTCCGGTAACCAGGCCGGCGCCGACGCGCTGGCCGCGGGCGAGATCGACTGGCAGACGGGTCCCGTCCCCGACATCGCCAACTTCGAGGCGAACCACGACGGTTACAAGTCGATCACCATCCCGATGAACCAGATGGTGCTGGCGACCTGCGCCAACCCCGACCTGGGCTGTGAGGGGCCGCAGACCGACCCGGCCGTCCGGCAGGCGATCTTCCACGCCATCGACCGGGAGACCCTCAACTCGCTGGCCTTCCAGGACACCGCCAGCGAGATATCGCCCGGATTCGCGCTGCCCGACCGGGACGCCGCCTATGTCTCCGCCGACCTGGAGAACCGCACCGCGGCCATGACCCCGGACTTCGCCCAGGCCGAGGAGATCCTGGAGGGCGCCGGCTATGTGCGCGGCGGCGACGGCATCTACGCCAAGGACGGCGTCAAGGTGGAGATGAGCGTCCGGGTGGTGGCCGGCTGGACCGACTACATCACGGCCGTCAACACCATGTCGGAGCAGCTGACCGAGGCCGGCATCAAGCTGAACGTCAGCCAGTCCTCCTGGAACGAGGTCACCGACGCGCGCAACTCCGGCAACTTCGAGTTGGCGATCGACTCGCTCTACCCGGGCGCCTCGCCCGACCCGTACTACGTCTACTACCAGTTCTTCCACAGCCAGAGCACCAAGCCGGTCGGCGAGAGCGCGAACCCCAACTGGGCCCGCTACGCCAACCCCGAGGTGGACGCGGCGATCGAGGAGCTGGCGCAGCTCAACCCCGACGACGGCCAGGACGCGCGGCAGCCGTACTACGACACCATCCAGGCCAACATCGAGCAGGACATGCCCTACATCCCGCTGATGGTCGGTGGCACCACCAGCCAGTTCAACTCCGGGAAGTTCTCCGGCTGGCCGACGGACGTCAACCTGTACGCCTTCCCCGCGGTGTGGAGCCGGCCCGACCAGGCCCGGGTCTTCGCGAACCTGAAGCCCGCGGGTGAGTGACGCTGCCCTATGAGGTACTACGCCCGGAAGCTCGGGTTCTATCTCGTCGCCCTGTGGGCGGCGTTGACCCTGAACTTCTTTATTCCGCGAATGATGCCGGGCAACCCGGTCGACGCGCTGCTGGGCAAGCTCCAGCAGCGTGGCGGCCAGGTCGGGCCCGAGGTGCGCGAGTCTTATGAGGTGTTGCTCGGCGGCAACTCCGGCGAGCCCCTGTGGAACCAGTACTTCTCCTATCTGGGGAACCTGGCCAGGGGCGAGTTGGGGATCGCCACCAGTGCCTTCCCCGCGCAGGTCACCGATGTCATCGGGCAGTCCCTGCTCTGGACGATCGGTTTGGTGGGTATCGCGACACTGCTGTCGTTCGTGCTGGGCGTGGTGCTCGGCACGGTGGTGGGCTGGAAGCGGGGCTCACGCCTCGACTCGCTGGTCCCGGCCACCACCGTGCTCTCCGCGGTGCCCTACTTCTGGCTGGCCCTGATCTTCGTGCTGATCTTCGCCACCAACCTGGGCTGGTTCCCCCGGCACCACGGCTACGACGTGGCGCTCAGCACCGGTTGGAACTTCGAGTTCATCAGCTCGGTCATCGAACACGGCACGCTGCCGGCGCTGACCATCGTGGTCTCGTCGATCGGCGGCTGGCTGCTGGGCATGCGGAACATGATGGTGTCGACCATCTCCGAGGACTACATCCTCA
This region includes:
- a CDS encoding ROK family transcriptional regulator, whose amino-acid sequence is MSGPAGATPHASSRAAVLDVIRAAGTISRVGLVKATGFTGATISTVVRRLIDDGLVLESGRAESTGGKRRVLLQLNQSSRFAVGVHLDHAGITYVLTNLGGSVVARMSRAGLGTEDPPVIMDRMATEVDALIDGADIDRSRILGLGLVAPGPMNQSSGMRLSPPTMRHWEDYPLTSVLEDATRLPVVLDNDATAAALGEHWSGDVGGTSTFAAVYMGTGIGSGLVVNGITYRGASGNAGEIGHICLDINGPVCWCGARGCTEILAGPGSVVAAARADARLSRSAGLTEATERPRWLADFAAITRAALRGDGRAKDLLEGSARHLAVAARTLANVMDLEQLVLTGPSLAIAGSIYLPVVQEELDRSSFSRATHSITVRLSRSAATAPAIGAAALVLQSELVPLREGSRLPDNLGDAEPHGQPVSR
- a CDS encoding ABC transporter substrate-binding protein: MSLHARWRRGRTAAIGTVTIGLLAAGCGGSSGGSSTDPDTLIVYTGLADDWQRNYNPYSPEEIEGNGSIFEPLFFFNNARQDDPAGLLGTEYEWNEDGTELSITLREGVEWSDGEAFDAEDVAFTFDMIRETPAFNSFGFDGTTEVVDASHVVVSFDVPAYMDAPQLLGKSPIVPEHIWSGIESPETDIIADPVGTGPFLLSDFKPQAFTISSNPNYWDGEPELKNIRYVALSGNQAGADALAAGEIDWQTGPVPDIANFEANHDGYKSITIPMNQMVLATCANPDLGCEGPQTDPAVRQAIFHAIDRETLNSLAFQDTASEISPGFALPDRDAAYVSADLENRTAAMTPDFAQAEEILEGAGYVRGGDGIYAKDGVKVEMSVRVVAGWTDYITAVNTMSEQLTEAGIKLNVSQSSWNEVTDARNSGNFELAIDSLYPGASPDPYYVYYQFFHSQSTKPVGESANPNWARYANPEVDAAIEELAQLNPDDGQDARQPYYDTIQANIEQDMPYIPLMVGGTTSQFNSGKFSGWPTDVNLYAFPAVWSRPDQARVFANLKPAGE
- a CDS encoding cytochrome P450 — encoded protein: MAPSETVFHCPFDFAEGLAFDPSLRRLMTEAPIARITMPYGEGTAWLVTRYEDVRLVTTDRRFSRAAVAGRNFPRMTPEPIVQSESINLLDPPASSRLRRLVAQAFTAPKVERMKPATQRIVDGLLDEMADHGPPADLVEHLSTRLPLTSICEVLDIPEEDRPELRRRAMAMMAIGPTTRETAIQAKAELRGYFQDLTQRRRAEPGEDLISSLATARDGDERLGPDELAVMAMVLMMTGHDTSTYQLSNITYTLLTQEEQLAKLRAHPEKLPNALEELLRFIPFRKGVGIPRIALEDVQIGDVTIRADDTVHVSYLAANRDPERFDRPDELDLDRPPTPHMTFGWGAHHCIGSPLAVMEIQLAIGTLLARFPRLRLAVPVEEVRWNDESIWRYPYELPVAW
- a CDS encoding ABC transporter permease: MRYYARKLGFYLVALWAALTLNFFIPRMMPGNPVDALLGKLQQRGGQVGPEVRESYEVLLGGNSGEPLWNQYFSYLGNLARGELGIATSAFPAQVTDVIGQSLLWTIGLVGIATLLSFVLGVVLGTVVGWKRGSRLDSLVPATTVLSAVPYFWLALIFVLIFATNLGWFPRHHGYDVALSTGWNFEFISSVIEHGTLPALTIVVSSIGGWLLGMRNMMVSTISEDYILTAQAKGLRNSRIMTRYAARNAVLPSVAGFAISLGFVVSGSIITEQVFSYPGIGSQLLQAVQNSDYALMQGIFLVITVAVLAANLVVDLLYGVIDPRTRVEN
- a CDS encoding type III polyketide synthase gives rise to the protein MMAILCRPAIAVPENVLTLEETLELARTMHAGHPQLPLALRLIENTGVRTRHIVQPIEETLRHPGFEARNVVYEAEAKRRVPQVVYRALDHSGLGVRDIDLIVYVSCTGFMMPSLTAWLINTLGFRPETRQLPIAQLGCAAGGAAINRAHDFCQAYPGSNVLIVACEFCSLCYQPTDLGVGQLLSNGLFGDAVAAAVVRGEGGSGVRLERNGSHLVPDTEDWISYAVRATGFHFQLDKRVPTTMKMLAPALRTLATEHDWDVSGLDFHIVHAGGPRILDDLCHFLDVDPEMFRFSRATLTERGNIASCVVFDALERLFADGGAAEDARGQIAGFGPGITAEMALGSWVTGDRPPTVGHQGRRAESQAGVG
- a CDS encoding NUDIX domain-containing protein, with product MTYTHGRTVTHCPYCGVGYAAVAGWPRDCPGCGETLWANPLPVAVALLPVVLDGGGHGLVVVRRDIEPCRGELALPGGYMEIGEDWRESAARELWEETGLTERADGIVLHEVLSTDSNLNVFALLPPREAATLPPSRPTPEATEWLVLTEPATLAFATHTEVAARYLAAHGAR
- a CDS encoding SAM-dependent methyltransferase, producing the protein MIDTTVPHSARIWNYWLGGRDNYQVDRTAGEHYREIFPDVVHVARASREFLGRSIRCLVGDAGITQFVDIGTGLPTEENTHQIAQRIAPRARIVYVDNDPLVIAHARALLTSGPQGATHYLHADLREPDRVLAAVAGCLDLSRPVGLILCGVLGHVDDYREARAIVRTLMDGLPPGSHLSANDGAHGSSPAFAEAQDHYNRSGAVPYHLRSREEVAGFFDGLDIVAPGIVSCPRWRPEPFDEEPADGLDLVGGVGRKP